Proteins from a genomic interval of Rhodococcus rhodochrous:
- the panB gene encoding 3-methyl-2-oxobutanoate hydroxymethyltransferase — MSDNVTSVYGGAASAAAPADTPKRKTRVHHLQAMKAEGRRWAELTAYDYSSARIFEEAGIPVLLVGDSAANVVYGYDTTVPVTVDELLPLVRGVVRGAPHALVVADLPFGSYEASPDQALATAVRFMKEGGAHAVKLEGGERMAPQIAAITAAGIPVQAHIGFTPQSVNTLGGFRVQGRGDGAEQLVADAIAVQEAGAFSVVMEMVPADLAGQVTRKLSIPTVGIGAGNECDAQVLVWQDMAGYTSGRTAKFVKKFGQVGDELRRAATQYAAEVAQGTFPGPEHSF; from the coding sequence ATGTCCGACAACGTGACGTCCGTATACGGCGGCGCGGCCTCCGCTGCAGCCCCTGCCGACACCCCCAAGCGCAAGACACGAGTCCATCACCTGCAGGCGATGAAGGCCGAAGGCCGCCGCTGGGCAGAGTTGACGGCCTACGACTACTCCTCCGCCCGCATCTTCGAGGAGGCCGGTATCCCCGTCCTGCTCGTGGGCGATTCCGCAGCCAACGTCGTCTACGGCTACGACACCACGGTGCCCGTGACCGTCGACGAACTCCTCCCCCTCGTCCGCGGCGTCGTGCGCGGTGCTCCGCACGCGCTCGTCGTCGCCGACCTGCCGTTCGGCTCGTACGAGGCCTCGCCCGATCAGGCCCTCGCCACGGCCGTACGGTTCATGAAGGAGGGCGGCGCCCACGCGGTGAAGCTCGAGGGCGGCGAGCGGATGGCTCCGCAGATCGCCGCGATCACCGCCGCCGGCATCCCCGTGCAGGCCCACATCGGCTTCACCCCGCAGTCGGTGAACACGCTCGGCGGGTTCCGTGTGCAGGGCCGCGGCGACGGCGCCGAGCAGCTCGTCGCCGACGCGATCGCCGTCCAGGAGGCAGGTGCCTTCTCCGTCGTGATGGAGATGGTGCCGGCCGACCTGGCCGGGCAGGTCACCCGCAAGCTGAGCATCCCGACCGTCGGCATCGGTGCCGGCAACGAGTGCGACGCGCAGGTGCTCGTCTGGCAGGACATGGCCGGCTACACCAGCGGCAGGACCGCGAAGTTCGTCAAGAAGTTCGGGCAGGTCGGCGACGAACTGCGCCGCGCCGCCACACAGTACGCAGCAGAGGTTGCGCAGGGCACCTTCCCGGGGCCCGAGCACTCCTTCTGA
- a CDS encoding cation-transporting P-type ATPase: MSHPWHALDSGDTLARLETTEAGLTTAEATRRLEVYGPNALPAPRSDRWWWRLLRQFHNVLLYVMMAAAVVTAFLGHWIDTAVLMGAVIVNALIGFVQEGRAASALDSIRAMLAPRTRVHRDGRIVDIPAADLVPGDVVRLASGDRVPADLRILSSRELRIDEAALTGESVPVAKTPDPVDADTELGDRRSTCFTGTVAVFGQGDGVVIATGSDTELGRINTLLSGVDRAATPLLEQIGRFGRWLAAVILLASAVTFVLGVVWRGESPAEMFTLVVALAASAIPEGLPAVMTVALSLGVQRMARRNAVIRRLPAVETLGSVTVICSDKTGTLTRNEMTVQKVVCAHRTVEVGGVGYAPIGSIIAAASGDPVDPHTDPALDLAVRAGVLCNDTEVVEEDGVWEVHGNPTEAALVVLGRKAGLPTAAAHERWPRLDVVPFESEHKFMATLHPHDDGRRERILLKGAPERVLVACTGQLGADGVVRPVDEAYWTRRADEIAAQGLRVLALAFRDREPEDGVLAFEDARHDFTMLALVGIIDPPREEAITAVRECHRAGITVKMITGDHAATAAEIGAQMGLGTGSRAMTGAEIETLDDAELRRVVAETDIFARTSPEHKLRLVRALQAGGHVVAMTGDGVNDAPALARADVGVAMGMTGTEAAKEAADVVLADDNFASIAAAVREGRGVYDNLKKFVLFMLPTNGGEALVVIAAILFQLTLPLTPAQVLWINLATVSTLGLALAFEPTEKSVMLRRPRPPGESLLSRFFVWRVVMVSVLMMVGSLGLFLWELDRGAPVEVARTLAVDAIVVAEMFYLLNSRRIRDTVLTRDGLFGNRYVLAAIAACAALQLLFTYAPFMQAIFGSAAISWADWGKVLAAGLLVFVVAEFEKWVVRRLRPAPVS; the protein is encoded by the coding sequence ATGAGCCACCCCTGGCACGCACTCGATTCCGGTGACACGCTCGCCCGGCTCGAGACCACCGAAGCGGGACTGACCACGGCCGAGGCGACCCGCCGGCTGGAGGTGTACGGACCCAATGCGCTGCCCGCTCCCCGCTCGGATCGCTGGTGGTGGCGACTGCTGCGACAGTTCCACAACGTCCTGCTGTACGTGATGATGGCAGCCGCTGTCGTCACCGCATTCCTGGGCCACTGGATAGACACGGCAGTCCTGATGGGCGCCGTGATCGTGAACGCGCTCATCGGTTTCGTCCAGGAGGGTCGCGCCGCGTCCGCGCTCGACTCGATCCGTGCCATGCTCGCGCCCCGGACGCGGGTCCACCGCGACGGCCGGATCGTCGACATCCCCGCGGCAGATCTCGTGCCGGGCGACGTGGTGCGCCTCGCCTCCGGTGACCGCGTCCCCGCCGACCTGCGGATCCTGAGCTCACGTGAGCTGCGCATCGACGAGGCCGCCCTGACCGGTGAATCCGTGCCCGTCGCCAAGACACCGGACCCGGTCGACGCCGACACCGAACTCGGCGACCGCAGATCGACGTGCTTCACCGGCACCGTCGCGGTTTTCGGCCAGGGTGACGGCGTGGTGATCGCGACCGGCTCCGACACCGAACTCGGCCGCATCAACACTCTGCTGTCGGGCGTCGACCGCGCGGCCACACCGTTGCTCGAGCAGATCGGCCGCTTCGGCCGGTGGCTGGCCGCGGTCATCCTCCTGGCGTCCGCCGTGACCTTCGTGCTCGGTGTCGTGTGGCGCGGCGAGAGCCCGGCGGAGATGTTCACACTCGTCGTCGCGTTGGCCGCCTCCGCGATCCCCGAGGGACTCCCGGCCGTGATGACCGTGGCCCTGTCCCTCGGCGTGCAACGCATGGCCCGGCGCAACGCCGTCATCCGGCGCCTTCCTGCCGTCGAGACCCTCGGCTCGGTGACGGTGATCTGCTCCGACAAGACGGGCACGTTGACCCGCAACGAGATGACCGTGCAGAAGGTCGTGTGTGCGCACCGCACCGTCGAGGTGGGCGGTGTCGGTTACGCGCCGATCGGTTCGATCATCGCCGCCGCGAGCGGCGATCCGGTCGATCCGCATACCGACCCGGCACTCGACCTGGCCGTCCGCGCCGGTGTCCTGTGCAACGACACCGAGGTGGTCGAGGAGGACGGCGTGTGGGAGGTGCACGGGAACCCCACCGAGGCAGCGCTCGTCGTCCTCGGCCGCAAGGCCGGCCTGCCCACCGCGGCGGCCCACGAGCGGTGGCCGCGCCTCGATGTCGTCCCGTTCGAATCCGAACACAAGTTCATGGCGACCCTGCACCCGCACGACGACGGTCGCCGCGAACGCATCCTGCTCAAGGGCGCCCCGGAGCGGGTCCTCGTCGCCTGCACCGGCCAGCTCGGCGCCGACGGCGTGGTACGCCCCGTCGACGAGGCCTACTGGACCCGCCGCGCCGACGAGATCGCGGCCCAGGGCCTGCGCGTGCTGGCCCTCGCGTTCCGCGACCGCGAACCGGAGGACGGCGTGCTCGCCTTCGAAGACGCCCGGCACGACTTCACGATGCTCGCTCTGGTCGGCATCATCGACCCGCCGCGCGAGGAGGCGATCACGGCAGTGCGCGAATGCCACCGCGCCGGGATCACGGTGAAGATGATCACCGGTGACCACGCCGCCACCGCCGCCGAGATCGGGGCGCAGATGGGTCTCGGCACGGGTTCGCGGGCGATGACCGGCGCCGAGATCGAGACCCTCGACGATGCGGAACTGCGCCGGGTCGTCGCGGAGACGGACATCTTCGCGCGCACCAGTCCCGAGCACAAACTCCGTCTGGTGCGTGCCCTGCAGGCCGGCGGTCACGTCGTGGCGATGACCGGGGACGGTGTGAACGACGCGCCGGCGCTCGCGCGGGCCGACGTCGGGGTCGCGATGGGCATGACCGGAACCGAGGCCGCCAAGGAAGCGGCCGACGTCGTTCTCGCCGACGACAACTTCGCGAGCATCGCCGCCGCAGTCCGCGAGGGCCGCGGCGTCTACGACAACCTGAAGAAGTTCGTCCTCTTCATGCTGCCCACCAACGGCGGTGAGGCGCTGGTGGTCATCGCCGCCATCCTCTTCCAGCTCACCCTGCCGCTCACACCCGCGCAGGTGCTGTGGATCAACCTCGCCACCGTCAGCACCCTCGGTCTGGCGCTCGCGTTCGAACCGACGGAGAAGTCGGTCATGCTCCGCAGGCCGCGACCGCCCGGGGAATCACTGCTGTCCCGCTTCTTCGTCTGGCGCGTGGTGATGGTGTCGGTGCTGATGATGGTCGGCTCGCTCGGCCTGTTCCTGTGGGAACTCGACCGCGGTGCACCGGTGGAGGTCGCGCGCACGCTCGCGGTGGACGCGATCGTCGTGGCCGAGATGTTCTACCTGCTCAACAGCCGCCGCATCCGCGACACGGTCCTCACCCGCGACGGGCTGTTCGGGAACCGGTACGTGCTTGCTGCGATCGCGGCGTGCGCCGCGTTGCAACTGTTGTTCACCTACGCCCCGTTCATGCAGGCGATCTTCGGGTCCGCCGCGATCTCGTGGGCGGACTGGGGCAAGGTGCTCGCGGCGGGCCTGCTGGTGTTCGTCGTCGCCGAGTTCGAGAAGTGGGTGGTCCGGCGCCTGCGACCGGCACCCGTGTCCTGA
- the pip gene encoding prolyl aminopeptidase — protein MLDVGDGQQLYWEVSGNPQGKPVVFLHGGPGGGTAPQHRRFFDPDAYRIVLFDQRGCGRSQPHVADGADLSVNTTDHLVADIERLRTFLGVDRWMVFGGSWGSTLALAYAQRHPERVTELVLRGIFLLRRSEIDWYYNGGAGQLFPEAWEGFCAPLAAAGRGEHPVDVYHRLLHSTDPDVALDAAIAWSTWEGATSSLLPNPDRVAETAEPRFALAFARIENHYFHHRGFFDEGALLRDAHLLRNIPGVIVQGRYDVVCPARSAHDLHEAWPSSRLHIVDDAGHAATEPGIVHRLVEATDSFR, from the coding sequence ATGCTCGACGTCGGTGACGGCCAGCAGCTGTACTGGGAGGTCAGCGGTAACCCGCAGGGCAAGCCCGTGGTCTTCCTCCACGGTGGTCCGGGCGGGGGCACCGCGCCGCAGCACCGGCGCTTCTTCGATCCGGACGCCTACCGGATCGTGTTGTTCGACCAGCGCGGCTGCGGCCGGTCGCAACCCCACGTGGCCGACGGCGCCGACCTGTCGGTCAACACCACCGACCATCTGGTCGCCGACATCGAGCGGTTGCGCACCTTCCTCGGTGTGGACCGGTGGATGGTCTTCGGCGGGTCCTGGGGCTCGACGCTCGCCCTCGCCTACGCCCAGCGGCACCCGGAGCGCGTCACCGAACTCGTCCTGCGCGGGATCTTCCTGCTGCGCCGCAGCGAGATCGACTGGTACTACAACGGTGGCGCCGGGCAGCTGTTCCCCGAGGCGTGGGAGGGATTCTGCGCTCCGCTTGCGGCCGCCGGGCGGGGCGAGCATCCCGTGGACGTCTACCACCGTCTGCTGCACTCGACCGATCCGGACGTCGCTCTGGACGCGGCGATCGCGTGGTCCACCTGGGAGGGCGCCACGAGCTCACTGCTGCCGAACCCGGATCGCGTCGCGGAGACGGCCGAACCCCGTTTCGCGCTGGCCTTCGCGCGCATCGAGAACCACTACTTCCACCACCGCGGCTTCTTCGACGAGGGCGCACTCCTGCGCGACGCGCATCTGCTGCGCAACATCCCCGGGGTGATCGTGCAGGGCCGCTACGACGTGGTGTGCCCGGCGCGCAGCGCGCACGACCTGCACGAGGCGTGGCCGTCCTCCCGCCTGCACATCGTCGACGATGCGGGACACGCGGCGACCGAACCGGGGATCGTGCACCGGCTCGTCGAGGCCACCGACAGCTTCCGCTGA
- a CDS encoding CHAP domain-containing protein: MTGETTRRRRPVAAVLAVVLALCAVIAGLVWWILPNRLFPWDSAAFPEIDTSSLSPTQVRIVELLEEQHEAQNPGTFYSEGVREPWCADFVSWIMREAGVPLSNPHSGHWRIPGVFTLGEFYEQADRYEPVGTGYRPEVGDVVLYHNRIGVGQREHTNIVVAVDGDSAITVGGNEMGRIRVHELDVTGDDAVVGFGRLPA; this comes from the coding sequence ATGACCGGTGAGACGACGCGGCGGCGACGGCCGGTCGCTGCCGTCCTCGCCGTCGTGCTCGCACTGTGTGCGGTGATCGCGGGGCTCGTGTGGTGGATCCTGCCGAACCGGCTGTTCCCGTGGGACAGTGCGGCATTCCCCGAGATCGACACCTCGTCGTTGTCGCCGACGCAGGTGCGGATCGTCGAACTGCTCGAGGAACAGCACGAGGCGCAGAATCCCGGCACGTTCTACTCGGAGGGTGTCCGCGAACCGTGGTGCGCCGACTTCGTCAGCTGGATCATGCGGGAAGCCGGTGTGCCGCTGTCCAATCCGCATTCGGGACACTGGCGGATCCCCGGCGTGTTCACGCTCGGTGAGTTCTACGAGCAGGCCGACCGCTACGAACCGGTGGGCACGGGCTATCGGCCGGAGGTCGGCGATGTGGTGCTGTACCACAACAGGATCGGCGTCGGTCAGCGCGAGCACACGAACATCGTCGTCGCCGTCGACGGTGATTCCGCGATCACCGTCGGCGGCAACGAGATGGGCCGCATCCGCGTCCACGAACTCGACGTGACCGGGGACGACGCCGTGGTGGGTTTCGGGCGGCTGCCCGCCTGA
- a CDS encoding RNB domain-containing ribonuclease, producing the protein MVTTPIVVAPAIDFADVRAEFDLVGEFPPEALADARHATDRYTDVREDRTDLPLVTIDPPGSMDLDQALHLERTDDGFVLHYAIADVYALVEPGGALDVETHRRGQTFYLPDGSVPLHPRELSEGTASLLPDAVRPAALWRIETDHRAEPVAVSVRRVLVRSVARMDYAGVQRDADAGRLHPSVEALPDFGRLRAAAALARGAIELRLPAQEVVKHGDGWTLQIEPRTEADEWNSEISLLTGMCAAQMMIDARVGLLRTLPPADPAAVDALRRTARSLDVPWPSGLGVGAFLASLDANDPKTLVLMSEAPTLLRGASYAAFDGDLPETILHGAIGAPYAHVTAPLRRLSDRYATEVCLAVSSGRDVPDEVRAALAAMPKIMSSTDSLAGKVNRACVDLTEAVVLAPRVGETFEATVLKEATDRRDAEVFVASETVIGPCGGAPEEGSTVRVRLTLADPQARKIRFDHDR; encoded by the coding sequence GTGGTGACCACTCCCATCGTCGTTGCGCCCGCGATCGACTTCGCCGATGTGCGCGCCGAATTCGACCTCGTCGGCGAGTTCCCGCCGGAGGCCCTCGCCGATGCGCGACACGCGACCGACCGCTACACGGACGTCCGTGAGGACCGCACCGATCTGCCTCTCGTGACCATCGACCCACCCGGCTCGATGGACCTCGACCAAGCCCTGCATCTCGAACGCACCGACGACGGCTTCGTGCTGCACTACGCGATCGCCGACGTGTACGCACTCGTCGAACCGGGTGGTGCGCTGGACGTCGAGACGCACCGCCGCGGGCAGACCTTCTACCTGCCCGACGGCTCCGTGCCGCTGCATCCGCGCGAGCTGTCCGAGGGCACCGCGAGCCTGCTGCCGGACGCCGTCCGCCCGGCGGCGCTGTGGCGGATCGAGACCGACCACCGTGCCGAGCCCGTCGCGGTGAGTGTGCGACGCGTGCTCGTCCGATCGGTCGCACGCATGGATTACGCCGGAGTGCAACGCGACGCCGACGCGGGCCGGCTGCATCCGTCCGTCGAGGCGTTGCCCGACTTCGGGCGGTTGCGAGCGGCCGCGGCGCTCGCCCGCGGGGCGATCGAACTGCGCCTGCCCGCGCAGGAGGTCGTGAAGCACGGCGACGGCTGGACGCTGCAGATCGAGCCGCGCACCGAGGCCGACGAGTGGAACTCCGAGATCTCGCTGCTCACCGGGATGTGCGCTGCGCAGATGATGATCGACGCACGGGTCGGCCTGCTGCGTACGCTCCCGCCCGCCGACCCTGCTGCGGTCGATGCTCTGCGCCGCACCGCGCGGTCGCTCGACGTGCCGTGGCCGTCGGGGCTCGGTGTCGGTGCCTTCCTCGCCTCGCTCGACGCCAACGACCCGAAGACACTCGTGCTGATGAGCGAAGCGCCGACATTGCTGCGCGGCGCGTCCTACGCGGCCTTCGACGGCGACCTGCCCGAGACGATCCTGCACGGCGCGATCGGTGCGCCCTACGCGCACGTCACCGCGCCGCTGCGCCGGTTGTCCGACCGCTACGCCACCGAGGTGTGCCTCGCGGTGTCGTCGGGTCGGGACGTCCCGGACGAGGTCCGCGCAGCACTGGCCGCGATGCCGAAGATCATGTCGTCGACCGATTCGCTCGCCGGCAAGGTGAACCGAGCGTGCGTCGACCTGACCGAGGCCGTCGTCCTCGCGCCGCGGGTGGGGGAGACCTTCGAGGCGACGGTCCTGAAGGAGGCCACCGACCGGCGCGACGCGGAGGTGTTCGTCGCCTCCGAGACCGTCATCGGCCCGTGTGGCGGGGCGCCGGAGGAGGGCAGCACGGTGCGGGTGCGGCTCACGCTCGCCGACCCGCAGGCACGCAAGATCCGCTTCGACCATGACCGGTGA
- a CDS encoding DUF1697 domain-containing protein, whose protein sequence is MTRLVALLRGINVGGIRIRMADLKEVFGGLGCENVRTVLASGNVLFDAEDDPATAKARIEAALTERFGYEAYTFVVEQSYLARVVEAYPFDDARTDRHSYVVFVSDPAVLESLVALADDLDPDLECVDAGEGVLYWQVVKGSTLDSAVGKQSGSARNKATTTVRNLNTLRRLV, encoded by the coding sequence ATGACGCGACTCGTGGCCCTGCTGCGCGGAATCAACGTCGGCGGCATCCGCATCCGAATGGCCGATCTGAAGGAGGTCTTCGGCGGCCTCGGATGCGAGAACGTCCGCACCGTCCTCGCATCCGGCAACGTGCTCTTCGACGCCGAGGACGACCCCGCCACCGCGAAAGCACGGATCGAGGCCGCACTCACCGAGCGGTTCGGTTACGAGGCCTACACCTTCGTCGTCGAGCAGTCGTATCTCGCACGGGTCGTCGAGGCGTATCCCTTCGACGACGCACGCACCGACCGGCATTCGTACGTCGTGTTCGTCTCCGATCCCGCAGTGCTCGAATCGCTGGTCGCCCTCGCGGACGATCTCGATCCGGACCTCGAATGCGTCGACGCGGGTGAAGGTGTCCTCTACTGGCAGGTCGTGAAGGGCTCGACCCTCGACAGTGCCGTGGGAAAGCAGTCGGGTTCGGCCCGGAACAAGGCGACGACGACCGTCCGGAACCTCAACACGCTGCGACGACTGGTGTGA
- a CDS encoding lipase family protein — protein sequence MRRRTGVFASIAAAALLATTPTVATAESDTDFYTPPPAFETAPLGDVLRTAPSVAAVVPNTPAVLDAAVTRVMYRSTNATGGPVATVGTVLVPSQPWTGPGPRPTVVLGPGTQGMGDQCAPSKLMTFGQEYEYIHIGPMLAAGYAVAVTDYEGLGTPGVHPYLNRESQGRAMLDLARATRSLGDLGLDPEGPIAFWGYSQGGMASASAAELAATYAPELSVVGAVAGSPPADLGDLAVAGDGSLLSGGVGWVVDGFISAYPEHAPSLLAAFDPAGLDILRRAETACVFDAFTLNPFGQTSAYTVDGRPIAEHLGDEPWASLVAEQQLGNRTPSMPVFVAQSTGDDFVLVQGVDTMVDKWCSAGADVTYRRYDVGPVLTKTGTGHLIGMFPAVVEGLDWLAQRFSGRESQPGCTA from the coding sequence ATGCGCAGACGCACCGGAGTATTCGCCTCGATCGCCGCGGCCGCACTCCTCGCGACCACACCGACGGTGGCGACCGCCGAGTCCGATACCGACTTCTACACGCCCCCTCCGGCCTTCGAGACGGCGCCGCTCGGCGACGTCCTGCGCACCGCACCGTCGGTCGCCGCCGTCGTCCCGAACACCCCGGCCGTCCTCGACGCGGCCGTCACCCGGGTGATGTACCGCAGCACGAACGCCACCGGAGGACCGGTCGCCACCGTCGGCACCGTGCTCGTCCCGTCGCAGCCGTGGACCGGTCCCGGACCCCGGCCCACCGTCGTGCTCGGTCCCGGCACGCAGGGCATGGGCGACCAGTGCGCACCGTCGAAGCTCATGACCTTCGGTCAGGAGTACGAGTACATCCACATCGGTCCGATGCTCGCGGCCGGTTACGCCGTCGCGGTCACCGACTACGAAGGACTCGGCACACCCGGCGTGCACCCCTATCTCAACCGCGAGTCGCAGGGACGCGCGATGCTCGACCTCGCACGCGCCACCCGGTCGCTCGGCGATCTCGGTCTCGACCCCGAGGGCCCGATCGCGTTCTGGGGATATTCGCAGGGCGGCATGGCGTCCGCCTCGGCCGCCGAACTCGCCGCGACGTACGCCCCCGAACTGTCGGTGGTCGGCGCCGTGGCCGGCTCACCACCCGCCGACCTGGGCGATCTCGCCGTGGCCGGCGACGGCTCCCTGCTCTCCGGCGGGGTCGGCTGGGTCGTCGACGGTTTCATCTCGGCCTATCCCGAGCACGCCCCGTCGCTACTGGCGGCGTTCGATCCTGCCGGACTCGACATCCTGCGTCGCGCCGAGACGGCCTGCGTCTTCGACGCGTTCACACTGAACCCGTTCGGGCAGACCTCGGCGTACACGGTCGACGGACGGCCCATCGCCGAGCACCTCGGCGACGAGCCGTGGGCGTCGCTGGTCGCCGAGCAGCAACTCGGCAACCGCACCCCGTCGATGCCGGTCTTCGTCGCGCAGAGCACCGGCGACGACTTCGTGCTCGTCCAGGGTGTCGACACGATGGTCGACAAGTGGTGCTCGGCCGGCGCCGACGTCACCTACCGCCGCTACGACGTCGGACCCGTCCTGACGAAGACCGGAACCGGCCACCTGATCGGCATGTTCCCGGCCGTCGTCGAAGGCCTCGACTGGCTCGCTCAGCGATTCTCCGGCCGGGAATCCCAGCCCGGCTGCACCGCCTGA
- a CDS encoding bifunctional RNase H/acid phosphatase → MTTVVVEADGGSRGNPGPAGYGAVVFDVDHRTVLAERQASIGRATNNVAEYKGLIAGLTAAAELGADEVHVRMDSKLVVEQMSGRWQVKHADMIPLAAQARELAGRFRTVDFTWIPRAENAYADRLANAAMDAAAEALLDVASDTVARPVQVNARTENVTTPPVVPVPDPAVPASPGWTGAVGTPTRLLLLRHGQTSLSVERRYSGRGNPELTELGREQAVAAARRLGARGGITAVLSSPLGRARETAAAAADALDLPVTVHDGLIETDFGDWEGLTFAEAARRDPELHRRWLGDTSVRPPNGESFDQVAKRIASVRDDLLTDYAGTTVLVVSHVTPIKTFLQMALESGPSLLYRLHLDLASLSIAEFYADGGSSVRLVNDTSHL, encoded by the coding sequence GTGACGACGGTCGTCGTCGAAGCGGACGGCGGTTCCCGCGGGAATCCCGGACCGGCCGGTTACGGTGCCGTGGTCTTCGATGTCGACCATCGGACCGTCCTCGCCGAACGCCAGGCGAGCATCGGGCGCGCGACGAACAACGTCGCCGAGTACAAGGGCCTGATCGCCGGTCTCACCGCCGCCGCCGAGCTCGGCGCCGACGAGGTGCACGTCCGCATGGATTCCAAGCTCGTCGTCGAACAGATGAGCGGACGGTGGCAGGTCAAGCATGCCGACATGATCCCGCTGGCCGCGCAGGCGCGGGAGCTCGCCGGCCGGTTCCGCACCGTCGACTTCACGTGGATCCCGCGTGCGGAGAACGCCTACGCCGACCGGCTGGCCAACGCCGCGATGGACGCGGCCGCCGAAGCGTTGCTGGACGTCGCATCCGACACCGTGGCACGTCCGGTCCAGGTGAACGCGCGGACCGAGAACGTCACCACTCCGCCGGTCGTGCCGGTGCCAGACCCGGCTGTTCCGGCCTCGCCCGGCTGGACCGGTGCGGTCGGAACACCGACCCGTCTGCTGCTGCTGCGTCACGGGCAGACCTCGCTGTCGGTCGAGCGTCGCTACTCGGGGCGGGGCAACCCGGAACTGACCGAACTCGGTCGCGAGCAGGCGGTCGCCGCGGCTCGGCGGCTCGGTGCCCGCGGTGGGATCACCGCCGTGCTGTCGTCACCGCTGGGGCGCGCGCGGGAGACGGCCGCCGCAGCGGCGGACGCCCTCGATCTCCCGGTCACGGTGCACGACGGGCTCATCGAGACGGATTTCGGCGACTGGGAGGGTCTCACCTTCGCCGAGGCCGCGCGTCGCGACCCCGAACTGCACCGGCGCTGGCTCGGCGACACCTCCGTGCGGCCCCCGAACGGCGAGAGCTTCGACCAGGTGGCCAAGCGTATTGCCTCGGTGCGCGACGACCTGCTGACCGACTACGCCGGCACGACCGTGCTGGTCGTCTCGCACGTCACGCCCATCAAGACGTTCCTGCAGATGGCGCTCGAATCGGGTCCATCGCTGCTGTACCGCCTGCACCTGGATCTCGCGTCGCTCAGCATCGCCGAGTTCTACGCGGACGGTGGGTCGTCGGTGCGGCTCGTCAACGACACCTCGCACCTGTGA
- a CDS encoding zinc ribbon domain-containing protein, protein MNVEPTVQAKLLSLAAVDAELNRLAHRRRTLPEQQEVDRLQTERNARKDAAVAVEIILDDLDRDIRKLEGEIEAVRMRADRDRSMLQSGSVGSKQLTELQHELTSLERRQAALEDDLLEVMERREASKADHDHAGAQVSQVDDQLGDAVRARDEALADIEVAEQRCRSDREALLAVFPAELVTVYEKQREKSGIGAALLQARRCGACRLELDRGEIARIAAAPADLLVRCPECDAILVRTKESGL, encoded by the coding sequence GTGAACGTCGAACCCACCGTGCAGGCCAAGCTGCTGTCCCTCGCCGCCGTGGACGCAGAGCTGAACCGCCTCGCGCATCGCCGTCGGACACTGCCCGAACAGCAGGAGGTGGACCGCCTGCAGACCGAGCGCAACGCGCGCAAGGACGCCGCGGTGGCCGTCGAGATCATCCTCGACGACCTCGACCGGGACATCCGGAAGCTCGAGGGCGAGATCGAGGCCGTGCGCATGCGCGCCGACCGCGACCGGTCGATGCTCCAGAGCGGCTCGGTGGGATCGAAGCAGCTCACCGAACTGCAGCACGAGCTCACCAGCCTCGAGCGTCGCCAGGCGGCACTCGAGGACGACCTGCTCGAGGTCATGGAGCGTCGCGAGGCGTCGAAGGCCGACCACGACCATGCCGGTGCGCAGGTCTCGCAGGTCGACGACCAGCTCGGCGACGCCGTCCGGGCCCGCGACGAGGCGCTCGCCGACATCGAGGTGGCCGAGCAGCGGTGCCGCAGCGACCGCGAGGCATTGCTCGCCGTCTTCCCCGCGGAACTGGTGACGGTGTACGAGAAGCAGCGCGAGAAGTCCGGCATCGGCGCCGCATTGTTGCAGGCCCGCCGCTGCGGCGCGTGCCGTCTCGAACTCGACCGCGGTGAGATCGCCCGGATCGCGGCCGCACCCGCCGATCTGCTCGTCCGGTGCCCGGAGTGCGACGCGATCCTGGTCCGCACCAAGGAATCCGGACTGTGA